One region of Fragaria vesca subsp. vesca linkage group LG4, FraVesHawaii_1.0, whole genome shotgun sequence genomic DNA includes:
- the LOC101314650 gene encoding protein KTI12 homolog translates to MALVVICGQPCSGKSMAAACLAEALKESGSNHTVRVIDETLFHLDRNQSYANMPAEKNLRGVLRSEVDRSVSRDSIIIVDSLNSIKGYRYELWCLARAAGIRYCVVYCDAGETHCRKWNEERREKGEDAYNDKIFEDLVRRFETPDRRNRWDSPLFELWPHREGIVGSSAAILDAILYLTKKVDSKTRDVKTLQPTIATQNTRFSEANSLYELDRATQEVSNAIVEAQSQALGGPLNGVSVGQGLPPINISRPVGLPELRSLRRTFIKLTGQTSLSGRPPPSDADSAKRMFVDYLNRELANA, encoded by the coding sequence ATGGCGTTGGTTGTGATTTGCGGGCAGCCCTGCAGTGGGAAGTCAATGGCTGCCGCCTGCCTAGCTGAGGCTCTGAAAGAATCAGGGTCGAATCATACAGTCAGGGTTATTGATGAAACTTTGTTTCATCTTGACCGTAATCAGAGCTATGCTAATATGCCTGCGGAGAAGAACTTAAGAGGGGTGCTGAGATCTGAAGTTGATAGATCGGTGTCAAGAGACAGTATCATTATAGTAGATTCTTTGAATAGCATCAAGGGGTATAGGTATGAGCTGTGGTGTTTGGCTCGTGCTGCGGGAATAAGGTATTGTGTGGTATATTGTGATGCTGGTGAAACCCATTGTAGAAAGTGGAATGAGGAGCGTAGGGAGAAGGGAGAAGATGCATACAATGATAAGATTTTTGAAGATTTGGTAAGAAGGTTTGAGACACCAGATAGAAGAAATCGGTGGGATTCTCCTTTGTTTGAGTTATGGCCACATAGAGAAGGTATAGTAGGATCTTCAGCTGCTATTCTAGATGCGATTCTGTATCTAACTAAGAAGGTGGACTCAAAGACGCGGGATGTGAAAACTTTACAGCCAACTATTGCAACACAGAACACACGGTTTTCTGAGGCGAACTCTCTGTATGAGTTGGACCGAGCAACACAAGAGGTGTCCAATGCTATTGTGGAAGCACAATCACAGGCACTTGGAGGGCCTTTAAATGGAGTTTCGGTTGGTCAGGGGCTACCACCTATCAATATTTCTAGACCAGTAGGGCTTCCAGAGCTACGAAGCTTGAGGCGAACTTTCATAAAATTGACAGGGCAAACGAGTTTAAGTGGGCGACCGCCACCTTCTGATGCAGACAGCGCAAAGAGGATGTTTGTTGATTACTTGAACAGGGAATTGGCAAATGCTTGA
- the LOC101315335 gene encoding uncharacterized protein LOC101315335, with amino-acid sequence MKRKFGGNSRVKKSLLNSLRREFEVLTMKNDETITEYFARVMAISNKMRSNGEDIPNSRIVEKILRTLTERFTYVVVSIEESKNTDNMSIDELQSSLVVHEQKFQRVSVEAEEQVLKVEDRIGMRGRGRTPFRGRGRGRGRGRTTFHKATVECYKCHNLGHFQYECPKWNKEANYAELEEEDELLLMSYVELHEA; translated from the coding sequence ATGAAACGTAAGTTTGGAGGAAATAGCAGGGTGAAGAAATCTCTTCTTAACTCACTAAGAAGAGAGTTTGAGGTTCTGACAATGAAGAATGATGAGACAATTACTGAGTACTTTGCAAGAGTGATGGCAATCTCCAACAAAATGAGGAGTAATGGAGAAGATATTCCTAATTCAAGAATTGTTGAAAAGATCCTACGAACTCTAACTGAGAGGTTCACATATGTTGTAGTGTCCATCGAAGAGTCAAAGAACACTGACAACATGTCCATTGATGAGTTACAAAGCTCGTTAGTGGTGCATGAACAGAAGTTTCAAAGGGTGAGCGTGGAGGCTGAGGAACAAGTTCTGAAGGTAGAAGACCGTATTGGAATGAGAGGTAGAGGAAGAACACCTTTCAGAGGCAGGGGACGAGGAAGAGGAAGAGGAAGAACAACTTTCCACAAGGCAACTGTTGAATGTTATAAGTGTCACAACTTAGGACATTTTCAGTATGAATGTCCGAAGTGGAATAAGGAGGCCAACTATGCTGAGTTAGAAGAGGAAGATGAGCTATTGCTGATGTCGTATGTGGAGTTGCATGAAGCATAG